In a single window of the Olivibacter sp. SDN3 genome:
- a CDS encoding enolase C-terminal domain-like protein, producing the protein MKRRDFIQAVKCGTISSYLFSNPLFTYASRLAEQTFAQKEKELAYHTITAVKFGSVELKWPRKVGKNARLDDHGFGETSDICVIQTDHGASGWGMVRGKKEAEQILSRLSGKKVSDVFNTQIGITDMDYLPYDIALHDLAGVILQKPVYAVMGAEQPTITDCYSGMLYFDDLDPKDNPAGINKVVEECQQDYDLGYRQFKLKIGRGNKWMPKQEGVQRDIEITKAVAKQFPDCAILVDGNDGFTVEEFIQYLEGIGDIPLFWIEEPFLETAEDYRKLRAWLHANNIKNTLLADGEHNPDDKLLRELEEQKLIDVHLTDILGYGFTPWRQLMPELKQMGILASPHAWGTLLKTHYTAHLTGALGNTPTIEGVTCSSDDVDLSNYRLENGKLIPSTSPGFGMPLLKKI; encoded by the coding sequence ATGAAAAGACGAGATTTTATCCAAGCCGTAAAATGCGGTACCATCAGCTCCTATCTTTTTAGCAACCCGCTATTTACCTATGCTTCACGCCTTGCTGAGCAAACGTTTGCTCAAAAAGAAAAGGAATTGGCGTATCATACCATTACAGCCGTTAAGTTCGGCAGCGTCGAATTGAAATGGCCACGTAAGGTCGGTAAAAATGCCCGCCTGGATGATCATGGTTTTGGAGAAACATCAGATATTTGCGTTATTCAAACCGATCATGGCGCAAGCGGATGGGGCATGGTAAGAGGAAAAAAAGAGGCAGAGCAAATATTATCAAGACTATCCGGGAAGAAAGTCAGCGATGTTTTCAACACACAAATAGGCATCACCGATATGGACTATCTTCCGTATGACATTGCCTTACATGATCTCGCAGGCGTTATCCTGCAAAAACCGGTTTACGCAGTCATGGGAGCAGAACAACCTACGATTACCGACTGCTATAGTGGCATGCTTTATTTTGATGATCTCGATCCCAAAGACAATCCTGCCGGTATCAATAAAGTGGTGGAGGAATGTCAACAGGACTACGATCTGGGCTATCGTCAATTTAAACTGAAGATTGGTCGTGGAAACAAATGGATGCCAAAACAAGAAGGTGTCCAACGCGATATTGAAATCACCAAAGCGGTGGCCAAACAGTTTCCGGATTGTGCCATACTCGTGGATGGCAATGACGGCTTTACTGTGGAAGAGTTCATTCAATACCTAGAGGGTATTGGCGACATTCCGTTGTTCTGGATCGAAGAGCCCTTTCTTGAAACCGCGGAAGACTACCGTAAACTACGGGCATGGCTGCATGCCAACAATATAAAAAACACCCTACTTGCAGACGGGGAACATAATCCAGACGACAAACTATTACGCGAGCTGGAAGAACAAAAGCTCATTGATGTACACCTCACCGACATCCTAGGTTATGGCTTTACGCCCTGGCGCCAACTCATGCCCGAATTAAAACAAATGGGCATATTGGCCTCACCACATGCATGGGGTACATTATTGAAAACCCATTATACCGCGCATCTAACAGGCGCTCTAGGTAATACGCCAACTATTGAAGGTGTAACCTGTTCATCGGATGATGTGGATTTGAGCAATTATCGCTTAGAAAACGGTAAACTTATTCCATCTACTTCACCCGGTTTTGGAATGCCTTTGTTAAAAAAGATATAA
- a CDS encoding SRPBCC domain-containing protein, with amino-acid sequence MEKMQFKTTISAAVSKVFDTMIGKDTFKLWTTVFNPSSDFEGEWKKGSKILFVGTNEVGKKEGMVGIIRELDRPQFVSIEYIGLLDGENEITTGSIAEEWAGFENYSFETSGNQTTVTVDIDVNDQMRDYFRETYPKALDKLKEICE; translated from the coding sequence ATGGAAAAGATGCAATTTAAAACAACCATCAGCGCAGCGGTATCAAAAGTGTTTGATACGATGATTGGAAAAGATACCTTCAAACTTTGGACCACGGTATTTAACCCGAGTTCTGACTTTGAAGGAGAATGGAAAAAAGGGTCAAAAATCCTATTTGTCGGCACCAACGAAGTCGGCAAAAAAGAAGGCATGGTAGGGATTATCCGCGAATTGGATCGACCTCAATTTGTTTCTATTGAATATATAGGTTTACTTGATGGCGAAAATGAAATTACAACAGGATCGATAGCGGAGGAATGGGCCGGTTTTGAAAACTATAGTTTCGAAACTTCTGGAAACCAGACAACCGTAACCGTCGATATTGATGTAAACGACCAAATGCGGGATTACTTCCGGGAAACCTACCCCAAGGCATTGGATAAATTAAAAGAAATTTGTGAATAA
- a CDS encoding alpha-2-macroglobulin — protein sequence MNNNYSLRHLINKIQILFVLILSYSLSVAQSYPYHDKWKEIEKQEVEGLLKSMQGTVDEIYTQAKKDHLPHQKIKALLYHAKIVMFTEDSLRPEAKLLVRFKQEIAEAGPIEKNILQSLTAELLQEYYQNNRYRIDHRTDAEGAEETDDFLTWTGSSFKKEVMELYDASLNPSKDLQQVPIADWAFLLDTAVRYRELKPTLFDILAHRAIDYYALDHQTREKGQELLQKLMLQHEEPETKNAYLYNYLQYLKRADFSENVSQRINQLRNLVEKFPTAWYTTELLLQMAQDYQGLLGNSYWRVDGPKEDFAKKKQYADTILKICNQAQRLFPKTYGAKQLQLIKRNILHPDFSIQLEKVIVPEQPVPVYVSHKNTDKLYVKILDYKVSPRGYLANQLMTWRDVKTQKDIDSVFHLYESVQDYTVDLKAFDDYQFHATITKFEPLVGGEYLMVVANNPSFQLDTTNMVVFHRLKVSPHAVAWRGQELLLTDRETGKPVGRKSVSLYREAGNDRDIDLMERLLTDADGRAESKRIAGAEKRRQYYRLFYQVEGDDVFFESDTHFPQVNVEDTAQAPKTQVQFFTDRAIYRPGQTVYFKGIVYQNSKGKQQVLSGHKTTVNLYDANGEGTSKVELTSNTYGSVFGSFVLPVDKLNGTFYLAHDDTNDRKEFRVEEYKRPSFEVAMDTVKKLFKIGDTINAKGKAEAYSGAPIAQGKVQYRIVRHAHYPYRTWDTGRPYYPQNGQEIRVGETITDANGNFELFFPAEPAAEKKEGVFRFYNYRVEVTVTDVNGETHEGNQTIAVGDKSIVLRIPLAEKVNIEQLDSIGFQTSNLNGQPVTAIGNIRLTKLKGPERVLANTSFGVVDYMLLDSLRFIELFPHLPYKNEQHVTDWPRQKVMLNLDFNSAETKHVRLDASVLEEGMYVLEAYVLDGKDTLRTSQQVQLYRTKSKKPASGEFLQVSTGKSFYAAGEQAEIIFSSAIPKATVFVTVEQDGKILKQEQLTLHNNIKKWILPIAKDTYENNVYVHYYLGHYNAVKSGVLEIPIMQQSVDLQVSIGTFRDKIQPGQEETWELNIKGQNKDKVSAELLATMYDASLNEFAENYFYFPQGVNYTLSKLPQWNISAAFGMQNGSAVTRHYPNNDYMPVLKYEDLELFGFSFVANSWRQRAYVNSLSKLYNRDVQQSDVMDFNSVDGAFDTNQVLEEVAVVEYGASRKVSTSAAPGVQIRGEAPPEPAEALYVVDGEIKADISSLDPNDIASMEVLKGAEAVALYGTRGAKGVVLITTQKAAEEVLLQQVKTRTNLKETAFFYPDLQTDAEGNVKIRFTTPERLTQWKFMAFAHTPDLQTGYLEETVRTSKALMVVPNVPRFLREGDELVLSTKIMNLSDTNLKGSAKLMLFDAYTMQPMDSLFALTESTQQFAAEKKGATQLSWLLKIPGSQRAVVYRVVASAGDFSDGEEAALPILPNRMLITESLPVYAREGETKQFTLSALAKASSTTKHQRLSLEMTTNPTWYAIQALPYLEEYPYECSEQLFAKLYATLVAKKIMDASPKIKAIFEEWQKKDMLQSKLEANQELKSILLEETPWVRESEDEETRMKRLALLFDVNNLRNQWQKTYQRFAGRQLPSGAFPWFEGGNANHAITTHIVAGFGHLRKLQVDMEGLDDSTYKKVLQQSIGYLDKATATALDNEGPLTHLSYHTLSHYLYARSFFLDRYPIKEGIWKKASAVLEKTAERPLAAHLQERAMLAVVYKRFGEEEKARKILRSLKEYAVDDEERGMYWKENEVDWDWWKSPIETQAVLIEAFEEIADVANVEQLKLWLIKNKQSNHWGSTKATTEAIYALLFSGKQWLAEEGDVQVKVGEQAVNLKDITATAGYMKTSWEPQAIEPTMAEVEISKTGAGPVWGAFYWQRYEQLDEIEDASTGVKLEKMLFLKQNTLNGPVLKAINAKTSIKVGDLITVRLVLRADRDLSFIHLKDMRASGFEPVNVLSSYKWQDALGYYESTKDAATNFFIDNMQKGTYVFEYDLRANNAGVFANGISTIQSMYAPEMSARSEGVTVQIQE from the coding sequence ATGAATAATAATTATAGTCTTCGACATTTAATCAATAAAATACAGATACTGTTTGTTTTAATTCTGAGCTATAGTTTAAGCGTCGCCCAATCTTATCCTTACCATGATAAATGGAAGGAAATCGAAAAGCAAGAAGTAGAAGGTCTGTTAAAAAGCATGCAGGGAACGGTGGATGAAATCTACACCCAAGCTAAGAAAGATCATCTTCCGCACCAAAAAATAAAGGCCCTGCTTTACCATGCCAAAATAGTGATGTTTACAGAAGATAGCTTACGACCGGAGGCTAAGCTGCTGGTTCGTTTCAAGCAGGAAATTGCGGAGGCGGGTCCGATAGAAAAAAACATTCTTCAATCCCTAACAGCAGAGTTGCTCCAGGAGTACTATCAGAACAATCGCTACCGGATCGATCATCGCACAGATGCGGAGGGAGCCGAAGAAACAGATGATTTCCTAACCTGGACAGGGTCTTCCTTTAAAAAGGAAGTGATGGAGCTGTATGATGCCTCGTTGAATCCGAGCAAGGACCTACAGCAGGTACCCATTGCCGATTGGGCTTTTCTCTTGGATACAGCCGTTCGATACCGCGAGCTCAAACCGACCTTATTTGATATATTGGCACATCGGGCGATAGACTATTATGCTTTGGATCATCAAACACGTGAAAAAGGGCAGGAATTGCTGCAAAAATTGATGCTGCAACATGAGGAACCTGAAACAAAGAACGCATATTTATATAACTATTTGCAATATTTAAAAAGAGCAGACTTCTCTGAAAATGTATCTCAACGGATAAATCAACTGCGAAACCTCGTTGAAAAGTTTCCAACAGCTTGGTACACCACAGAATTGTTGTTGCAAATGGCACAGGATTATCAGGGCTTACTCGGGAATTCCTATTGGCGAGTGGATGGGCCAAAAGAAGATTTTGCGAAAAAAAAGCAATATGCAGATACGATTCTTAAGATCTGTAATCAAGCGCAGCGGCTATTTCCCAAAACCTATGGGGCAAAACAACTACAATTGATAAAACGCAATATATTACATCCGGATTTCAGTATACAACTTGAAAAAGTGATCGTTCCGGAACAGCCCGTTCCCGTATACGTATCGCATAAAAATACAGACAAGTTGTATGTGAAGATACTGGATTATAAGGTCTCTCCAAGAGGATATCTAGCCAATCAATTAATGACCTGGCGCGATGTAAAAACGCAAAAAGATATCGATTCTGTGTTTCATCTGTATGAGAGTGTACAGGATTATACGGTTGACTTGAAAGCTTTCGACGATTATCAGTTCCATGCTACCATCACAAAGTTTGAACCATTGGTGGGAGGCGAATACCTGATGGTAGTGGCTAATAATCCTTCCTTTCAACTCGATACAACCAATATGGTTGTTTTTCATCGCTTGAAGGTTAGCCCACATGCCGTCGCTTGGCGCGGACAAGAGCTGTTGTTAACAGACCGGGAAACGGGAAAACCGGTCGGGAGAAAGTCGGTTAGCCTTTATAGGGAGGCCGGTAATGACAGGGATATTGATCTGATGGAACGATTGCTTACCGACGCGGATGGACGTGCTGAAAGTAAAAGAATTGCGGGCGCAGAAAAAAGACGGCAGTACTACCGGTTATTTTATCAGGTGGAAGGCGATGATGTTTTCTTTGAGTCTGACACCCATTTCCCACAGGTGAACGTTGAGGATACCGCACAGGCACCGAAAACCCAAGTGCAATTTTTTACAGATCGGGCCATTTACCGTCCGGGACAAACGGTGTATTTTAAGGGAATTGTTTATCAGAATAGCAAAGGAAAACAACAGGTACTAAGTGGTCACAAGACTACGGTTAACCTATACGATGCCAACGGGGAGGGGACATCGAAGGTAGAGCTGACCAGTAATACCTATGGTTCGGTTTTTGGCAGTTTTGTACTGCCGGTGGATAAATTGAACGGAACGTTTTACCTAGCGCATGATGATACGAACGATAGGAAGGAATTTCGTGTGGAAGAATACAAAAGACCAAGTTTTGAAGTGGCGATGGATACCGTGAAAAAATTGTTTAAAATAGGCGACACGATCAACGCAAAGGGCAAGGCGGAGGCATATTCGGGGGCACCCATTGCACAGGGAAAGGTGCAGTATAGGATTGTACGTCATGCACATTATCCTTACCGTACGTGGGATACGGGCAGGCCTTATTACCCACAGAATGGTCAGGAGATTAGAGTGGGTGAAACGATAACGGATGCAAATGGAAACTTTGAGCTATTTTTTCCTGCTGAGCCTGCTGCTGAAAAAAAAGAGGGGGTCTTTAGGTTTTACAATTATCGGGTGGAAGTAACGGTCACTGATGTAAATGGCGAAACACATGAAGGAAACCAAACTATAGCCGTTGGCGATAAATCGATTGTCCTGCGCATACCGCTTGCTGAAAAGGTAAACATAGAACAACTGGATAGCATTGGTTTTCAAACAAGCAACTTGAATGGCCAGCCGGTGACTGCCATTGGAAATATTCGGCTAACGAAGCTGAAGGGGCCAGAAAGGGTGCTGGCGAATACTTCTTTCGGTGTAGTGGATTATATGCTGCTAGACAGTCTGAGATTTATTGAGCTTTTTCCGCATTTGCCTTATAAAAACGAGCAGCACGTAACAGATTGGCCAAGGCAGAAGGTGATGCTAAATCTTGATTTTAACTCGGCCGAAACTAAGCATGTAAGGCTGGATGCGAGTGTTTTGGAAGAAGGGATGTATGTGCTGGAGGCTTATGTACTGGATGGCAAGGATACATTGCGTACCTCGCAACAAGTGCAGTTATACCGAACGAAAAGTAAGAAGCCTGCTTCCGGTGAGTTCTTACAGGTATCGACAGGCAAAAGCTTTTACGCCGCTGGGGAGCAGGCTGAAATTATATTTTCTTCGGCCATTCCGAAGGCAACGGTTTTTGTAACGGTTGAACAGGATGGAAAGATCCTGAAACAGGAGCAGCTTACCCTCCATAATAACATAAAGAAATGGATATTGCCGATAGCTAAAGATACATACGAAAATAATGTATATGTACATTACTATCTGGGCCATTATAATGCAGTAAAAAGTGGTGTGCTCGAAATTCCTATTATGCAGCAATCGGTTGATCTTCAGGTGAGTATAGGTACATTTAGAGATAAAATCCAGCCAGGACAGGAGGAGACTTGGGAATTGAATATTAAAGGGCAGAACAAAGATAAAGTTTCAGCTGAACTGCTGGCTACTATGTATGACGCTTCTCTGAATGAATTTGCAGAGAACTATTTCTATTTTCCACAAGGGGTTAACTACACTTTGTCCAAATTGCCGCAATGGAATATTTCCGCTGCTTTTGGTATGCAGAATGGAAGCGCTGTGACTCGTCATTATCCCAATAATGATTATATGCCGGTGCTTAAATATGAAGATTTGGAACTCTTCGGTTTTAGCTTTGTAGCGAATTCCTGGCGGCAACGGGCTTATGTTAATAGCTTATCGAAACTTTACAACAGGGATGTGCAGCAAAGTGATGTGATGGATTTTAACTCCGTGGATGGTGCCTTTGATACAAATCAGGTATTGGAGGAAGTGGCAGTGGTGGAGTATGGTGCAAGTCGTAAGGTGTCAACAAGTGCTGCACCGGGTGTTCAGATACGGGGAGAAGCTCCCCCGGAGCCTGCCGAAGCACTTTATGTGGTGGATGGCGAGATAAAAGCAGACATTAGTTCATTAGATCCGAATGATATTGCCTCTATGGAGGTGTTAAAAGGAGCGGAAGCCGTTGCGCTGTATGGTACGCGGGGCGCGAAAGGGGTGGTGCTCATTACCACTCAAAAGGCAGCTGAAGAGGTTTTGTTACAACAGGTGAAGACACGGACAAATTTAAAGGAGACGGCCTTCTTTTACCCTGATCTACAGACGGACGCGGAGGGGAATGTGAAAATACGCTTCACAACACCTGAGCGTTTGACCCAATGGAAGTTTATGGCGTTTGCACATACACCTGACCTGCAAACGGGCTACCTGGAGGAAACAGTACGCACTAGTAAAGCGTTAATGGTAGTGCCCAACGTACCACGTTTTTTGCGTGAAGGAGATGAGCTGGTGTTGAGCACCAAAATTATGAACCTTTCGGATACTAACCTGAAGGGGTCGGCTAAACTGATGCTGTTTGATGCTTATACCATGCAACCAATGGATTCCTTATTTGCACTTACAGAAAGCACACAACAGTTTGCGGCCGAAAAAAAGGGGGCGACACAGCTTTCTTGGTTACTGAAGATCCCCGGATCGCAGCGGGCGGTTGTTTATCGTGTGGTGGCTTCAGCTGGCGACTTTAGCGACGGCGAAGAAGCTGCTCTACCTATATTGCCGAATCGTATGCTGATAACAGAAAGTTTACCCGTTTACGCAAGAGAAGGGGAAACTAAGCAGTTCACGCTATCCGCTTTGGCGAAGGCGTCGTCCACCACAAAACACCAGCGCCTGAGTTTGGAAATGACAACTAATCCGACATGGTATGCCATCCAGGCCTTGCCATATTTAGAGGAATATCCCTACGAATGTTCGGAGCAACTGTTTGCTAAATTATATGCAACACTGGTGGCCAAAAAGATCATGGATGCGTCGCCGAAAATAAAGGCGATTTTCGAGGAATGGCAGAAAAAGGACATGCTACAGTCAAAGCTGGAAGCGAATCAGGAATTAAAATCCATCTTGTTGGAAGAGACACCTTGGGTGCGGGAGTCGGAGGATGAAGAAACCCGAATGAAAAGATTGGCGCTCTTGTTCGACGTAAATAACCTGCGAAACCAGTGGCAAAAAACTTATCAGAGGTTTGCAGGCCGACAACTACCATCAGGTGCCTTTCCCTGGTTTGAAGGTGGTAATGCTAATCATGCCATTACGACCCATATCGTTGCAGGTTTTGGTCATTTACGGAAATTACAGGTGGATATGGAAGGGCTAGATGATAGTACTTATAAAAAAGTGCTGCAACAATCAATAGGCTATTTGGATAAGGCTACAGCAACAGCTTTGGATAACGAAGGGCCGCTCACGCACTTGTCGTATCATACCCTAAGCCATTACCTGTATGCCAGAAGTTTCTTTTTAGATCGATATCCGATAAAGGAGGGTATCTGGAAAAAAGCATCTGCAGTTCTGGAGAAAACAGCCGAAAGGCCCCTAGCAGCGCATTTGCAGGAACGGGCGATGCTCGCAGTAGTTTATAAGCGCTTTGGCGAAGAGGAAAAAGCAAGAAAAATACTGCGATCTCTAAAAGAATATGCGGTAGATGATGAGGAGCGGGGGATGTATTGGAAAGAAAATGAAGTCGACTGGGATTGGTGGAAAAGCCCGATTGAAACACAGGCCGTTTTAATAGAGGCTTTTGAGGAAATTGCCGATGTTGCAAATGTTGAACAGCTGAAGTTGTGGCTGATCAAAAATAAACAAAGTAACCACTGGGGCAGTACAAAAGCCACCACAGAAGCGATATATGCCTTATTGTTCAGTGGAAAGCAATGGCTGGCCGAGGAAGGTGATGTTCAGGTAAAAGTAGGTGAGCAAGCGGTAAACCTTAAAGACATTACAGCAACCGCTGGTTATATGAAAACGTCATGGGAACCACAGGCTATTGAGCCAACTATGGCGGAAGTGGAAATAAGCAAAACGGGCGCAGGGCCGGTATGGGGGGCTTTTTACTGGCAACGTTATGAGCAATTAGACGAGATAGAAGACGCATCTACGGGCGTAAAGCTGGAAAAGATGCTGTTTTTGAAACAAAATACACTTAACGGACCGGTATTAAAGGCTATTAACGCAAAGACATCCATAAAGGTAGGTGATTTGATAACCGTACGCTTGGTATTGCGTGCAGATCGTGATTTGTCATTCATTCATCTGAAAGATATGCGGGCCAGTGGTTTTGAACCTGTCAATGTACTTTCAAGTTATAAGTGGCAGGACGCTTTAGGTTATTACGAAAGTACAAAAGATGCCGCTACAAACTTTTTTATAGATAACATGCAAAAAGGAACTTATGTGTTTGAGTACGACTTGAGGGCTAATAATGCCGGAGTATTTGCTAACGGTATCAGCACTATACAGAGTATGTACGCACCGGAAATGAGTGCCCGCAGTGAGGGAGTTACGGTGCAAATACAAGAGTAA
- a CDS encoding DUF2268 domain-containing putative Zn-dependent protease (predicted Zn-dependent protease with a strongly conserved HExxH motif) yields the protein MEAEFVTSDLANFWTAFDSVGIAGNNPFDRYISLGSKGVKGFIPQRIISADSLLSMVRREMETYERFRNIEVTIREKEKEIRPYFYALKYWYPDAVYPPVYFVFGRFNSGGTISEDGLIIGAEKINDVDGLPNLIVHEAIHFQQKWPEHTPTLLQQSIFEGSADFLAELVTGRSGNEKAYIYGNQHEDELLKEFVKIMDGTDYNDWLYGTSGKDDRPNDLGYWIGYKIVEAYFHKAVDKHQAVKEILTVENCEEFLKASGFLNNYAH from the coding sequence ATGGAAGCAGAATTTGTCACATCAGATCTCGCTAATTTTTGGACTGCCTTTGACTCGGTAGGTATTGCCGGGAATAATCCTTTTGATCGATATATTAGTTTGGGTTCAAAAGGTGTTAAGGGTTTTATACCGCAAAGAATTATTTCAGCGGATTCCTTATTGAGTATGGTGAGAAGAGAAATGGAAACCTATGAACGCTTCAGAAATATAGAGGTAACCATTCGGGAAAAGGAGAAGGAAATAAGACCCTATTTTTATGCGCTGAAGTACTGGTACCCCGACGCCGTTTATCCCCCGGTATACTTTGTTTTCGGGCGCTTTAACAGTGGAGGAACGATATCTGAAGATGGACTGATTATTGGCGCCGAAAAAATAAATGATGTGGATGGTTTGCCAAACCTCATTGTGCATGAGGCTATACATTTTCAGCAAAAATGGCCTGAACACACACCTACCTTATTGCAACAATCGATTTTTGAGGGCAGTGCAGATTTTCTTGCAGAATTGGTAACAGGTAGGTCTGGTAATGAAAAAGCTTATATATACGGAAATCAACATGAAGATGAACTGTTGAAGGAGTTTGTGAAGATTATGGATGGAACTGATTATAACGATTGGTTATATGGAACTTCGGGTAAGGATGACAGGCCGAACGATCTGGGCTATTGGATAGGGTATAAGATCGTAGAGGCCTATTTCCACAAGGCGGTAGATAAACACCAGGCTGTTAAAGAAATATTGACCGTGGAGAATTGTGAAGAGTTTCTGAAGGCGAGTGGTTTTTTGAATAACTATGCGCATTGA
- a CDS encoding PLP-dependent aminotransferase family protein, translated as MLPFKHLIPIDRTSDTALYQQIASGMIEAIQNGVIESGSTLPGTRTLAKTLNVHRKTIISAYDELYAQSWIDINPRKSVRVVDLLPDLGPRSWEDGQETRQMDHFSQAVMSTEEPIAVHRIVVNDGYPDIRLFPHELITREYRFSLKQKALQSMEDPLLPWGAASLRDTLVNYLHKTRGISTRLDHIMVTNGAQMGIYLTAISLLKKGDHVVVGTPGYHLADEVFGHVDAILHQIPVDQDGIDVNALEILCQEHPIRVVYCIPHHHYPTTVTLCAQRRNKLLELAKKYRFIIIEDDYDYDFQYDDSAYLPLYSLAKEVDIVYVGSFSKVISPYLRIGFLIANATLIKKAYRLRRLINIMGDEIMENTLAALINNGDLSRHIKKTTKIYRERRDYLIQQLRLKLGDQVYFNVPNGGMALWVQFKEEFPLTKAIALAKNRGINFSGLPFTFNHKLRGMRLGFASLDKHEVDEIVDILQHSLADKINSSNSADLYHFSSIQTFRH; from the coding sequence ATGTTACCTTTTAAACATCTTATTCCGATAGATAGAACATCGGATACCGCCCTCTATCAGCAAATTGCGTCGGGCATGATCGAGGCTATTCAAAATGGTGTCATAGAGAGCGGATCGACCTTACCGGGTACCCGTACGCTAGCTAAGACACTCAATGTACACCGTAAGACTATTATTTCGGCTTACGACGAATTATACGCCCAGTCTTGGATAGATATTAATCCCAGGAAAAGCGTTAGGGTAGTCGATTTGTTACCCGATCTCGGCCCAAGGTCATGGGAGGATGGGCAGGAAACACGCCAAATGGATCATTTCTCACAGGCTGTGATGTCCACTGAGGAACCGATAGCAGTGCATCGCATCGTTGTTAATGACGGGTACCCTGATATTCGCCTTTTTCCACACGAACTGATTACTCGCGAATATCGTTTTTCTCTGAAACAGAAGGCTTTACAATCCATGGAAGATCCCTTATTACCTTGGGGAGCCGCTTCTTTAAGAGATACGTTAGTAAATTATCTGCATAAAACCCGAGGCATATCTACCCGGCTGGATCATATTATGGTAACCAATGGCGCACAAATGGGTATCTATCTAACGGCCATCTCCCTGCTGAAAAAGGGAGATCACGTAGTAGTTGGTACACCTGGCTATCATTTGGCAGACGAAGTTTTTGGCCATGTAGATGCCATACTACATCAGATACCGGTTGATCAAGACGGAATCGACGTGAATGCCTTAGAAATATTATGCCAAGAACATCCCATTCGCGTCGTGTATTGTATTCCGCATCACCATTATCCTACCACAGTCACGCTCTGTGCCCAAAGACGCAACAAACTGCTCGAATTAGCTAAAAAATACCGCTTCATTATTATTGAAGATGATTATGACTATGATTTTCAGTATGACGATTCCGCCTATCTGCCACTCTATAGTTTGGCGAAAGAGGTTGATATTGTTTACGTCGGTTCATTCTCCAAAGTAATTTCGCCATACTTGCGTATTGGATTTTTAATTGCCAATGCCACGCTTATTAAAAAAGCGTACCGTTTACGCAGGCTCATCAACATCATGGGAGATGAAATTATGGAAAACACTTTGGCGGCACTCATCAATAATGGTGATTTATCGCGCCATATCAAAAAGACCACCAAGATCTATCGTGAACGTCGGGACTATCTCATCCAACAGCTCCGATTAAAATTAGGTGATCAGGTATATTTTAATGTCCCAAACGGGGGTATGGCATTATGGGTTCAGTTCAAAGAAGAGTTTCCGCTGACGAAAGCGATTGCCCTTGCTAAAAATAGGGGAATCAACTTTAGTGGCCTGCCATTTACCTTTAATCATAAGCTGCGAGGAATGCGATTAGGTTTTGCCTCACTTGACAAACATGAAGTGGATGAAATAGTAGACATCCTCCAGCATAGTTTAGCGGATAAAATTAATTCATCCAACTCAGCAGATCTTTACCATTTCTCAAGCATTCAAACGTTTCGGCATTAA